One Owenweeksia hongkongensis DSM 17368 genomic region harbors:
- the ruvB gene encoding Holliday junction branch migration DNA helicase RuvB — translation MDRMMDADSANFSSEELEIEKKLRPISFDDFAGQDKVLENLKIFVQAANQREEALDHVLLHGPPGLGKTTLANILANELDVNLKITSGPVIDKPGDLAGLLTNLEERDVLFIDEIHRLSPIVEEYLYSAMEDYRIDIMIESGPNARSVQINLNPFTLIGATTRSGLLTSPLRARFGITSRLQYYTTELLSTIIERSSDILDVPIEPNAAIEIARRSRGTPRIANALLRRMRDFAQVKGEGVITLEIARFGLEALNVDEYGLDEMDNRILTTIIDKFKGGPVGVGTIATAVGEQGGTIEEVYEPFLIQQGFLMRTQRGRVVTDKAYTHLQRDMPHRQGGLFD, via the coding sequence ATGGATAGGATGATGGATGCTGATTCGGCTAATTTCTCCTCCGAGGAATTAGAGATAGAAAAGAAGTTGCGCCCCATAAGTTTTGATGACTTTGCGGGACAGGATAAGGTATTGGAAAACCTGAAGATATTTGTTCAGGCAGCCAATCAGCGTGAAGAAGCTCTGGATCATGTTCTTCTGCACGGCCCTCCCGGATTGGGTAAAACTACTTTGGCTAATATTTTGGCCAATGAGTTAGATGTAAATCTTAAAATCACCTCCGGCCCAGTGATAGACAAACCCGGTGACTTGGCAGGTTTACTAACTAATCTTGAAGAGCGTGATGTTCTATTCATTGATGAAATTCACCGACTTAGCCCTATAGTAGAGGAATATCTGTATTCAGCAATGGAAGATTATAGGATTGATATCATGATCGAATCCGGACCCAATGCGCGCAGTGTACAAATTAATCTGAATCCTTTTACGCTTATAGGTGCAACTACACGCTCAGGCTTACTTACTTCGCCTCTAAGGGCTCGCTTTGGTATAACCAGTAGATTGCAGTATTACACTACTGAATTGCTTTCTACCATTATTGAGCGTTCTTCAGATATTTTAGATGTACCCATCGAACCTAATGCGGCAATAGAAATTGCAAGACGCAGCCGAGGGACTCCAAGAATTGCAAATGCCTTGTTGCGGAGAATGCGTGATTTTGCGCAAGTAAAGGGCGAAGGAGTGATCACCTTGGAGATTGCCCGTTTTGGCTTGGAAGCGCTAAATGTGGACGAGTATGGTTTGGATGAAATGGATAACCGTATTTTGACCACGATCATAGACAAGTTCAAAGGGGGCCCAGTTGGTGTAGGAACTATTGCTACAGCCGTGGGGGAGCAGGGAGGAACCATCGAAGAAGTGTATGAACCCTTCCTTATCCAACAAGGTTTTTTGATGCGAACGCAGCGTGGACGTGTGGTTACTGACAAGGCGTACACACATCTTCAAAGAGATATGCCGCACCGTCAAGGAGGGTTGTTTGACTAG